The following proteins are encoded in a genomic region of Micromonospora olivasterospora:
- the ettA gene encoding energy-dependent translational throttle protein EttA — MAQFIYVLEKARKAHGDKVVLDNVTLNFLPGAKIGVVGPNGAGKSSLLKIMAGWDQPSNGEARLMPGYTVGMLAQEPPLNDAKTVLGNVEEAVADTKAKLERFNKIAEQMATDYSDELMEEMGRLQEELDNADAWDIDSKLELAMDALRCPPPDADVTKLSGGERRRVALCKLLLEAPDLLLLDEPTNHLDAESVQWLEQHLAKYAGTVLAITHDRYFLDNVAGWILELDRGRAIGYEGNYSTYLEKKAARLSVEGRRDAKMKKRLSEELEWVRSNAKARQTKSKARLDRYDEMAAEAEKTRKLDFEEIQIPPGPRLGNTVIEANHLTKGFGDRVLIDDLSFSLPRNGIVGIIGPNGVGKTTLFKTIVGLEQPTDGQVRVGETVALSYVDQNRQGLAGDKTVWEVVSDGLDHIMVGKVEMPSRAYIAAFGFKGPDQQKPTKVLSGGERNRLNLALTLKIGGNVILLDEPTNDLDVETLSSLENALLEFPGCAVVISHDRMFLDRVATHILAWEGDDQNPAKWFWFEGNFEAYEKNKIDRLGAEAARPHRVTYRKLTRD; from the coding sequence GTGGCCCAGTTCATCTACGTCCTGGAAAAGGCGCGCAAGGCGCACGGCGACAAGGTCGTGCTCGACAACGTGACGCTGAACTTCCTGCCGGGGGCCAAGATCGGTGTGGTCGGTCCGAACGGCGCCGGTAAGTCCAGCCTCCTCAAGATCATGGCAGGGTGGGACCAGCCGAGCAACGGCGAGGCCCGGCTCATGCCCGGCTACACCGTCGGCATGCTGGCGCAGGAGCCGCCGCTCAACGACGCCAAGACCGTCCTCGGCAACGTCGAGGAGGCGGTCGCCGACACCAAGGCCAAGCTGGAGCGGTTCAACAAGATCGCCGAGCAGATGGCGACGGACTACTCCGACGAGCTGATGGAGGAGATGGGCCGGCTCCAGGAGGAACTGGACAACGCCGACGCGTGGGACATCGACTCGAAGCTCGAGCTGGCCATGGACGCGCTGCGCTGCCCGCCGCCGGACGCCGACGTCACCAAGCTCTCCGGCGGTGAGCGCCGCCGGGTCGCGCTGTGCAAGCTGCTGCTGGAGGCGCCCGACCTGCTGCTGCTGGACGAGCCCACCAACCACCTGGACGCGGAGAGCGTGCAGTGGCTGGAGCAGCATCTGGCCAAGTACGCCGGCACGGTCCTGGCGATCACCCACGACCGGTACTTCCTCGACAACGTGGCCGGCTGGATCCTCGAGCTGGACCGCGGCCGGGCCATCGGCTACGAGGGCAACTACTCCACGTACCTGGAGAAGAAGGCCGCCCGGCTCTCCGTCGAGGGCCGCCGCGACGCCAAGATGAAGAAGCGCCTCTCCGAGGAACTGGAGTGGGTCCGCTCCAACGCCAAGGCCCGGCAGACCAAGTCGAAGGCCCGCCTCGACCGGTACGACGAGATGGCCGCCGAGGCGGAGAAGACCCGGAAGCTGGACTTCGAGGAGATCCAGATCCCGCCGGGCCCGCGCCTGGGCAACACGGTCATCGAGGCGAACCACCTGACCAAGGGCTTCGGCGACCGGGTGCTCATCGACGACCTGTCCTTCTCGCTGCCGCGCAACGGCATCGTCGGCATCATCGGCCCGAACGGCGTCGGCAAGACCACCCTGTTCAAGACCATCGTCGGGCTGGAGCAGCCGACCGACGGCCAGGTCCGGGTCGGTGAGACCGTCGCGCTGTCGTACGTCGACCAGAACCGGCAGGGCCTGGCCGGTGACAAGACGGTCTGGGAGGTCGTCTCCGACGGGCTGGACCACATCATGGTGGGCAAGGTCGAGATGCCGTCGCGGGCGTACATCGCCGCGTTCGGGTTCAAGGGGCCGGACCAGCAGAAGCCGACCAAGGTGCTCTCCGGCGGCGAGCGCAACCGGCTCAACCTGGCGCTGACGCTCAAGATCGGCGGCAACGTGATCCTGCTCGACGAGCCGACCAACGACCTGGACGTCGAGACCCTCTCCAGCCTGGAGAACGCCCTGCTGGAGTTCCCCGGCTGCGCCGTGGTCATCTCCCACGACCGGATGTTCCTGGACCGGGTCGCCACGCACATCCTGGCCTGGGAGGGCGACGACCAGAACCCGGCGAAGTGGTTCTGGTTCGAGGGCAACTTCGAGGCGTACGAGAAGAACAAGATCGACCGGCTCGGCGCCGAGGCCGCCCGCCCGCACCGGGTGACCTACCGCAAGCTGACCCGCGACTGA
- a CDS encoding alpha,alpha-trehalose-phosphate synthase (UDP-forming), whose product MTVRSSFVVVANRLPVDEVSTPEGRQWRRSPGGLVTALHPVLAEHKGTWVGWAGGTGAAPEPFDLEGIRLHPVPLSAEELERYYEGQSNATIWPLYHDAVETPAYKRRWREAYRLVNARFAEAAAEVAAEGATVWVQDYQLQLVPAMLRELRPDLRIGFFLHIPFPPIELFMQMPFRTEILRGLLGADLVGFQQRLAAQNFVRLARHLLGLRYEGQMIQVDGRQVKAGAFPISIDTKEMERMAADPAIQARAKQIREELGNPRTVVLGVDRLDYTKGIELRLKAFRELLADGKLTVPEAVMVQVATPSRERVEHYQALRVKVEREVGRINGEFGRVGVPAVHYLHQSYSRSELAAMYVAADVMMVTPLRDGMNLVAKEYVASRADHGGALVLSEFAGAATELRQAFLCNPHDPDAVKDALLRAVHVEKAEARRRMRIMQRHLRTHDVGNWAKSFLSELGVPEAEAA is encoded by the coding sequence GTGACCGTCCGTAGCTCCTTTGTCGTAGTGGCGAACCGGCTGCCGGTCGACGAGGTGAGCACGCCCGAGGGACGGCAGTGGCGACGCAGCCCAGGCGGGTTGGTCACCGCCCTGCACCCCGTGCTGGCCGAGCACAAGGGCACCTGGGTCGGCTGGGCCGGGGGCACCGGGGCCGCGCCCGAGCCGTTCGACCTGGAGGGGATCCGGCTGCACCCGGTGCCGCTGAGCGCCGAGGAACTGGAGCGCTACTACGAGGGCCAGTCGAACGCGACGATCTGGCCGCTCTACCACGACGCGGTGGAGACGCCGGCCTACAAGCGCCGCTGGCGGGAGGCGTACCGGCTGGTCAACGCGCGCTTCGCGGAGGCCGCCGCGGAGGTGGCGGCCGAGGGGGCGACGGTCTGGGTGCAGGACTACCAGCTCCAGCTGGTCCCGGCCATGCTCCGCGAGCTGCGCCCGGACCTGCGCATCGGGTTCTTCCTGCACATCCCGTTCCCGCCGATCGAGCTGTTCATGCAGATGCCGTTCCGCACCGAGATCCTGCGCGGCCTGCTCGGGGCGGACCTGGTCGGCTTCCAGCAGCGGCTCGCCGCGCAGAACTTCGTCCGGCTGGCCCGGCACCTGCTCGGGCTGCGCTACGAGGGGCAGATGATCCAGGTCGACGGCCGGCAGGTGAAGGCCGGGGCCTTCCCCATCTCCATCGACACGAAGGAGATGGAGCGGATGGCCGCCGACCCGGCGATCCAGGCCCGGGCCAAGCAGATCCGCGAGGAGCTGGGCAACCCGAGGACGGTCGTCCTGGGCGTGGACCGGCTCGACTACACCAAGGGCATCGAGCTCAGACTCAAGGCCTTCCGCGAACTTCTCGCGGACGGGAAGTTGACAGTTCCAGAGGCCGTCATGGTGCAGGTCGCCACGCCGAGCCGCGAACGCGTGGAGCACTACCAGGCACTTCGGGTCAAAGTGGAGCGCGAGGTTGGTCGGATTAACGGCGAGTTCGGCAGGGTGGGTGTGCCTGCAGTGCATTATCTACATCAGTCGTACAGTCGCAGTGAACTGGCGGCGATGTACGTCGCTGCCGACGTGATGATGGTGACCCCGCTGCGAGACGGAATGAATCTGGTGGCCAAGGAGTACGTCGCATCGCGCGCCGACCACGGCGGCGCGCTCGTGCTCAGTGAGTTCGCCGGCGCCGCGACAGAGCTGCGCCAGGCGTTTCTGTGTAACCCGCACGACCCCGACGCGGTCAAGGACGCGTTGCTCAGGGCCGTGCACGTCGAGAAGGCCGAGGCCCGCCGCCGCATGCGCATAATGCAGCGCCACCTGCGCACCCACGACGTGGGGAACTGGGCGAAGTCGTTCCTCAGCGAGCTGGGCGTGCCCGAGGCGGAGGCGGCGTGA
- the otsB gene encoding trehalose-phosphatase codes for MNTTVRDGATPAAGTLDPQLRAAIGRIARVPQLLIACDYDGTLAPIVEDPSKAVPLPESVAAVRALASLPQTTVAVVSGRALRDLAALSRLPSEVHLVGSHGSEFDIGFVERLSPELITVRTRLRDALREIAAAHPGVRLERKPASVAVHTRGVDPQIAAAAIEAVRGGPATWDGVTVTQGKEVIELSVVATHKGTAVDQLRTQLSASAVLFIGDDVTDENAFGNLHGPDVGVKIGPGETKAEYRVVEPIEAARALGLLLETRRHWLFGERAVPIERHSMLANGRTVALLTPEANVTWLCHPKPDSAAIFADLVGGSPAGHFSVAPERGGIPLGQRYRSNTMTVETRWSGLTVTDWLDRPARETTPDGPTVVSGDSTLVRVLTGTGRARLEFAPRPEFGQVAVQLQPTDDGLLVLGSNEPVALYSPGVEWDVTDDGGGYETARAVVDLAAAGGQVVLELRFGTHSVEHHRVPVHERQAAAEQPWRDWVASLRLPTTARDLVARSALTLRGLCHEATGSILAAATTSLPEELGGVRNWDYRYCWLRDAAMTARALVDLGSTEEAEALLRWVDGCIERTGGHPERLHPLYTVDGYELGAEAVIDTLPGYAGSRPVRVGNLANHQLQLDVFGPIADLIAAVADARGTVREDEWRVLENMVEAVRRRWHEPDHGIWEARLPPRHHIFSKVMCWMTVDRALHVVRQHGGEDRPEWVELRDRIAANVLEHGWHADVEAYSVAYGDDDMDASSLWIGLSGLLPGDDPRFLSTVLRIEADLRSGPVVYRYHWDDGLPGREGGFHICTAWLIEAYLRTGRRTDAEELFAQMIDTAGPTGLLPEQYDPLAERGLGNHPQAYSHLGLIRCALLLDNMLKQ; via the coding sequence GTGAACACGACCGTCCGCGACGGGGCGACCCCGGCCGCGGGAACGCTGGACCCGCAACTGCGAGCCGCCATCGGACGGATCGCCCGCGTCCCCCAGCTCCTGATCGCCTGTGACTACGACGGCACGCTCGCGCCGATCGTGGAGGACCCGAGCAAGGCCGTGCCGTTGCCCGAGTCGGTCGCGGCCGTCCGCGCGCTCGCGTCGCTGCCGCAGACCACGGTCGCCGTGGTCTCCGGCCGCGCGCTGCGCGACCTGGCCGCGCTGTCCCGGCTGCCCAGCGAGGTGCACCTCGTCGGCAGCCACGGCTCCGAGTTCGACATCGGCTTCGTCGAGCGGCTCTCCCCCGAGCTGATCACCGTACGCACCCGGCTGCGCGACGCGCTGCGCGAGATCGCCGCCGCCCACCCCGGCGTACGGCTGGAGCGCAAGCCGGCCAGCGTCGCGGTGCACACCCGCGGTGTGGACCCGCAGATCGCCGCCGCCGCCATCGAGGCGGTCCGCGGCGGCCCCGCCACCTGGGACGGCGTCACCGTCACCCAGGGCAAGGAGGTCATCGAGCTGTCGGTGGTGGCCACCCACAAGGGCACCGCCGTGGACCAGCTGCGCACCCAGCTCTCGGCCAGCGCCGTGCTGTTCATCGGCGACGACGTGACCGACGAGAACGCGTTCGGCAACCTGCACGGTCCCGACGTCGGCGTCAAGATCGGCCCCGGCGAGACGAAGGCCGAATACCGGGTCGTCGAGCCGATCGAGGCCGCCCGCGCCCTCGGCCTGCTGCTGGAGACCCGGCGGCACTGGCTGTTCGGCGAGCGGGCCGTCCCGATCGAGCGGCACTCGATGCTCGCCAACGGGCGTACGGTCGCGCTGCTCACCCCCGAGGCGAACGTCACCTGGCTCTGCCACCCCAAGCCCGACTCGGCGGCGATCTTCGCCGACCTGGTCGGCGGCAGCCCCGCCGGGCACTTCAGCGTCGCCCCCGAGCGCGGCGGCATCCCGCTGGGCCAGCGCTACCGCTCCAACACCATGACCGTCGAGACCCGCTGGTCGGGCCTGACGGTCACGGACTGGCTGGACCGGCCGGCCCGGGAGACCACCCCGGACGGCCCGACGGTCGTCTCCGGCGACTCCACCCTCGTCCGGGTGCTCACCGGCACCGGCCGGGCCCGGCTGGAGTTCGCCCCCCGGCCCGAGTTCGGGCAGGTGGCGGTGCAGCTCCAGCCGACCGATGACGGCCTGCTGGTGCTCGGCTCCAACGAGCCGGTCGCGCTCTACTCCCCCGGCGTCGAGTGGGACGTCACCGACGACGGGGGCGGGTACGAGACGGCCCGGGCCGTGGTCGACCTGGCCGCCGCCGGCGGGCAGGTGGTGCTGGAGCTGCGCTTCGGCACGCACAGCGTGGAGCACCACCGGGTGCCGGTGCACGAGCGGCAGGCCGCGGCCGAGCAGCCGTGGCGGGACTGGGTGGCCTCGCTGCGGCTGCCCACCACCGCCCGGGACCTGGTCGCCCGCAGCGCGCTGACCCTGCGGGGGCTCTGCCACGAGGCCACCGGCTCGATCCTCGCCGCGGCGACCACCTCGCTGCCCGAGGAGCTGGGCGGCGTGCGCAACTGGGACTACCGGTACTGCTGGCTGCGCGACGCGGCGATGACCGCGCGGGCGCTGGTCGACCTCGGCTCGACCGAGGAGGCCGAGGCGCTGCTGCGCTGGGTGGACGGCTGCATCGAGCGCACCGGCGGCCACCCCGAGCGGCTGCACCCCCTGTACACGGTCGACGGATACGAGCTGGGCGCCGAGGCCGTCATCGACACCCTCCCCGGGTACGCGGGCTCCCGGCCCGTCCGGGTCGGCAACCTGGCCAACCACCAGCTCCAGCTGGACGTCTTCGGCCCGATCGCCGACCTGATCGCGGCCGTCGCCGACGCCCGCGGCACGGTCCGGGAGGACGAGTGGCGGGTGCTGGAGAACATGGTCGAGGCGGTACGCCGCCGCTGGCACGAGCCCGACCACGGCATCTGGGAGGCCCGCCTCCCCCCGCGGCACCACATCTTCTCGAAGGTGATGTGCTGGATGACCGTGGACCGCGCGCTGCACGTCGTACGGCAGCACGGGGGCGAGGACCGGCCGGAGTGGGTGGAGCTGCGCGACCGGATCGCCGCCAACGTGCTGGAGCACGGCTGGCACGCCGACGTCGAGGCGTACAGCGTCGCGTACGGCGACGACGACATGGACGCCTCGTCGCTCTGGATCGGCCTGTCGGGCCTGCTCCCGGGCGACGACCCGCGCTTCCTGTCCACGGTGCTCCGGATCGAGGCGGACCTGCGCAGCGGCCCGGTCGTCTACCGGTACCACTGGGACGACGGCCTGCCCGGGCGCGAGGGTGGCTTCCACATCTGCACGGCGTGGCTGATCGAGGCGTACCTGCGCACCGGCCGGCGCACCGACGCCGAGGAGCTGTTCGCCCAGATGATCGACACGGCGGGTCCGACCGGGCTGCTCCCCGAGCAGTACGACCCGCTGGCCGAGCGCGGGCTGGGCAACCACCCGCAGGCGTACAGCCACCTCGGGCTCATCCGCTGCGCCCTGCTGCTGGACAACATGCTCAAGCAGTGA
- the cobA gene encoding uroporphyrinogen-III C-methyltransferase, with product MTTNPYPLGLRLAKRRVVVVGGGAVATRRVPALLDAGADVLLVAPELTPALRAHADAGRLRWEPRRFAPADLDGAWLVHAAVDDPTAAAAVSAAAAERRIFCVRADDRAAATAWTPAVTRHGPVTVAVLGGGHPRRAMTVRDAIRDLLAATELTRPVDADRRGPAPGRVALVGAGPGDPELITVKGWRLLTQADVVVADRLVPGLLLDELRPDVELVDASKIPYGPARAQEEINRILVDRARAGAFVVRLKGGDPYVFGRGGEELLACAAAGVPVTVVPGVTSSVAAPAAAGIPVTHRAVAHEFTVVSGHVAPDSPASLVRWDALAALRGTLVVLMGLKNLAAITATLVAHGRPADTPAAVVQEGTTGGQRVLRSTLGAVAADVAAAGLRPPAVVVVGDVVDALS from the coding sequence GTGACGACGAATCCGTACCCCCTGGGACTGCGGCTGGCGAAGCGGCGGGTGGTCGTGGTGGGCGGGGGAGCGGTGGCCACCCGGCGGGTGCCCGCGCTCCTCGACGCCGGCGCGGACGTCCTGCTGGTCGCGCCGGAACTCACCCCGGCGCTGCGCGCCCACGCCGACGCCGGCCGGCTGCGCTGGGAACCGCGCCGCTTCGCCCCGGCGGACCTGGACGGGGCGTGGCTGGTCCACGCCGCCGTCGACGACCCGACCGCCGCCGCGGCGGTCAGCGCCGCCGCCGCCGAGCGCCGGATCTTCTGCGTCCGGGCGGACGACCGGGCCGCGGCGACCGCCTGGACCCCGGCGGTCACCCGGCACGGCCCGGTCACGGTGGCCGTGCTCGGCGGCGGCCACCCGCGCCGGGCGATGACCGTCCGGGACGCGATCCGCGACCTGCTGGCCGCGACCGAGCTGACGCGCCCGGTGGACGCCGACAGGCGGGGCCCGGCCCCCGGCCGGGTGGCCCTGGTCGGGGCCGGGCCCGGGGATCCAGAGTTGATCACCGTGAAGGGGTGGCGGCTGCTCACCCAGGCCGACGTGGTGGTCGCCGACCGGCTGGTGCCCGGGCTGCTCCTCGACGAGCTGCGCCCCGACGTCGAGCTGGTGGACGCCTCGAAGATCCCGTACGGGCCGGCGCGCGCCCAGGAGGAGATCAACCGGATCCTCGTCGACCGGGCCCGGGCCGGGGCGTTCGTGGTCCGGCTCAAGGGCGGTGACCCGTACGTCTTCGGCCGGGGCGGCGAGGAACTCCTCGCCTGCGCGGCGGCCGGCGTGCCGGTGACCGTCGTCCCCGGCGTGACCAGCTCGGTGGCCGCCCCAGCGGCGGCCGGCATCCCGGTCACCCACCGGGCGGTGGCGCACGAGTTCACCGTGGTCTCCGGTCACGTCGCGCCCGACTCGCCGGCCTCGCTGGTGCGCTGGGACGCCCTCGCCGCGCTGCGCGGGACGCTGGTCGTCCTGATGGGGCTGAAGAACCTCGCCGCGATCACCGCAACCCTGGTCGCGCACGGCCGGCCCGCCGACACGCCGGCGGCCGTCGTGCAGGAGGGGACGACCGGCGGGCAGCGGGTGCTCCGGTCGACGCTCGGCGCGGTGGCCGCCGACGTGGCCGCGGCCGGACTGCGCCCGCCCGCCGTGGTCGTCGTGGGCGACGTGGTCGACGCCCTGTCGTAG